The Maniola hyperantus chromosome 9, iAphHyp1.2, whole genome shotgun sequence genome includes a region encoding these proteins:
- the LOC117985454 gene encoding aquaporin-like gives MTVDNHLESATDEMMAKENKPKQSKGLRLWWGNNWRGILSELVSTFLLLFLGCMGCIPIDGFPKNPPLYGALGFGLIVLINIQTFGGISGAYMNPAVTLAAVIWGNMSIAVGLAYFVVQCLGAVIGFGALMGMSPIDLYTDGVCTTQPHEKHNIYQALGIEIFLTASLVFINCNLWDPVNADTDGSNPIKLGLTVVGLSIVGGPLTGASMNPARSFAPAVWTNTWNGHWIYWVGPFVGSVLAVVFYKYIWLKVEKVKSPEVLPWTETNNGEA, from the coding sequence ATGACAGTGGATAATCATCTAGAGTCTGCGACAGATGAAATGATGGCGAAGGAAAACAAGCCAAAACAATCCAAAGGGCTCCGCCTTTGGTGGGGAAATAACTGGAGAGGTATCCTTTCTGAACTGGTATCCACATTTTTATTGCTATTCCTTGGATGTATGGGTTGTATACCAATAGACGGTTTTCCGAAAAATCCCCCTTTGTATGGTGCTCTTGGATTTGGGTTAATAGTGCTCATCAACATTCAGACATTTGGAGGTATATCTGGTGCGTATATGAACCCTGCAGTGACATTAGCAGCTGTTATCTGGGGTAACATGTCTATAGCTGTCGGACTTGCGTACTTTGTTGTACAATGCTTGGGTGCTGTCATCGGGTTTGGAGCTCTTATGGGAATGTCGCCAATAGATTTATATACAGATGGTGTTTGTACAACCCAACCTCATGAAAAGCATAATATATACCAAGCTTTGggtattgaaatatttttgacgGCATCCCTAGTGTTCATTAACTGCAATTTATGGGATCCAGTTAATGCGGATACAGATGGATCCAATCCAATTAAATTGGGTCTAACTGTCGTTGGTCTGTCGATAGTAGGAGGCCCTTTGACTGGCGCTAGCATGAATCCAGCGAGATCATTTGCACCAGCAGTTTGGACCAACACTTGGAACGGACATTGGATATATTGGGTGGGACCTTTTGTTGGATCAGTGTTGGCCGTAGTATTTTACAAATATATTTGGTTGAAAGTGGAAAAAGTTAAATCGCCTGAAGTGCTTCCTTGGACTGAGACTAATAATGGTGAGGCATAG
- the LOC117985278 gene encoding esterase FE4-like: MWWRLLTICVCAGIVSGRSTSESLLVNIEQGPVRGYKLPQGGLYVFYNIPYATAPIGLQKFKSPLPPPTWTEPFEAIKKNIKMCPQLTFGGVPDDRIMQEDCLIANVYVPDTEQKNLPVVVYIHGGAYQFGHSVDLEPTNLIRTRNIVAVTFNYRLGAHGFLCLGTKGIPGNAGMKDQVALLRWVQKNIAQFGGNPNDVTIDGWSAGASAVDLVMLSKTTRGLFHKVIPESGSSTASFSVQIDPLATAKRVAKELRFGDVDNIELLEEFFLNTPLESLWSVDTFNSKNSSVIFSPCIERDLGEEMFLDDHPIKILKSGDYPKVPMLYGIAEMEGIFRAGHFRIWKDSMNERFSDFFPEDLQFVDEDEKKEVAGKVKQFYFDDKPVSENNVLSYIDYFTDVMFGYGTAKAIQMQVEAGNDQIYLYIYGFTDETDNYIIHTNVRGASHCAQTDAVMDQGDENRLSVERQKMKAVMRDLWGNFITTGKPVPDGSSYPAWPPVGGDREPYMYLTNNLELRRSFLGDRGRFWDQIYRNHFRIPIPPRP; encoded by the exons ATGTGGTGGCGTTTGTTAACCATATGCGTGTGCGCAGGCATAGTGTCAGGAAGAAGTACTTCAGAATCGCTTCTGGTTAATATAGAGCAGGGGCCTGTTCGAGGTTACAAGCTACCACAAGGAGGtctttatgtattttataacaTACCTTACGCAACAGCGCCTAttggactacaaaaattcaaG tcaCCTCTCCCTCCACCAACATGGACTGAACCCTTTgaagcaattaaaaaaaacatcaaaatgtGTCCACAACTGACGTTTGGGGGTGTTCCCGATGATCGTATAATGCAAGAAGACTGTCTAATAGCTAATGTATATGTTCCTGATACGGAACAAAAAAATCTTCCCGTCGTCGTGTACATTCATGGAGGAGCGTATCAATTTGGACATAGTGTAGATTTAGAACCAACCAACTTAATTAGAACTAGAAATATCGTAGCTGTTACCTTCAACTATCGGCTTGGAGCACATGGATTTCTTTGTCTTGGTACTAAAGGAATACCAGGTAATGCTGGAATGAAAGACCAAGTGGCCTTACTTCGGTGGGTGCAAAAGAATATTGCTCAGTTTGGGGGTAATCCAAATGATGTTACTATAGATGGATGGAGCGCAGGAGCTTCTGCGGTTGATTTAGTGATGCTTTCAAAGACTACACGAGGATTATTTCACAAAGTTATACCAGAAAGTGGTTCCAGCACGGCCTCATTCAGTGTTCAAATTGACCCACTGGCAACTGCAAAACGCGTTGCAAAGGAACTAAGATTCGGTGATGTTGATAATATTGAATTATTAGAGGAATTCTTCCTCAATACACCATTAGAATCACTATGGTCTGTAGATACATTTAACAGTAAAAATAGTTCCGTAATATTTTCTCCATGTATTGAACGAGATTTAGGAGAGGAAATGTTTCTTGACGATCATCCAATCAAAATTTTGAAAAGTGGTGACTATCCCAAAGTACCTATGTTATATGGAATAGCTGAAATGGAGGGTATTTTCCGAGCTGGTCACTTTAGAATATGGAAAGATTCAATGAATGaaagattttcagattttttcccagaAGATTTACAATTTGTGGATGAAGATGAAAAAAAAGAAGTGGCGGGGAAAGTCAAACAATTTTACTTTGACGATAAACCCGTAAGCGAAAACAATGTCTTATCGTATATAGATTATTTCACAGATGTAATGTTCGGATATGGTACAGCAAAGGCAATACAAATGCAAGTGGAAGCTGGTAATGACCAaatttacttatatatttatGGCTTCACTGATGAAACGGATAATTACATTATACATACAAATGTTCGTGGAGCTAGTCATTGCGCTCAGACAGATGCAGTAATGGACCAAGGAGATGAAAATAGGCTCTCTGTAGAACGTCAAAAGATGAAAGCTGTTATGAGAGATCTATGGGGAAACTTTATAACAACAGG GAAACCTGTTCCTGATGGTTCATCATACCCAGCATGGCCGCCAGTTGGTGGCGATCGAGAACCTTACATGTACCTGACCAATAATCTTGAGTTAAGACGCTCATTCCTCGGAGATCGTGGGCGTTTCTGGGATCAGATCTATAGAAATCATTTTAGGATTCCAATACCACCACGTCCTTAA
- the LOC117985279 gene encoding esterase FE4-like, protein MLWHGIYFCACGFLVSVTGEPVSRLVNIHQGPVKGYMAPEGGVFVFYGIPYATAPTGPQKFRSPLPPPIWTTTFEAVKTNIICPQNLALTNYKGEFLMQENCLIANVYVPDTEETNIPVVVNVHGGAFQYGYGSRRAPMHLVQSKKVIAVNFNYRVGAHGFLCLGTEDVPGNAGMKDQVALLRWVQKNIAQFGGNPNDVTINGCSSGGASVDLLMISKIADGLFHKVIPESGSKTAPFSVQVDPIANAKRIAKELNYSNVDDIENLEEIYKTAPYEKLYKIDLGNEKDTSIVFLPCVERDIGEEIFLDDDPVNIIKKGAYTKLPMLYGITDMEGIYRMNNFDDWIDQMNKNFADFIPVNLKFSSKDEKEKVAQKLKQFYFGNETINEESVLDYIKYFSDVMFGYGIARSVKMQVEAGNSEIYLYEYVFVDDSENYIPYTNTRGAAHCAQANAITDLGDESKLSQEYKNMKSVMRDLWLNFITTGKPVPDGSEYPAWPPAGYNRSPYMSLSGTLALKSSFLGNRAPFWDEIYDKHYAKPEFRI, encoded by the exons ATGCTATGGCACGGGATATATTTTTGTGCTTGCGGGTTTCTAGTATCAGTGACTGGTGAACCCGTTTCACGACTTGTGAATATACATCAGGGGCCTGTAAAAGGTTATATGGCACCAGAAGGTGGCGTCTTTGTGTTTTACGGAATACCATATGCTACGGCACCGACAGGGCCTCAAAAGTTTAGG TCACCTCTTCCGCCTCCTATCTGGACGACCACATTTGAAGCTGTTAAAACAAACATTATCTGTCCACAAAATCTTGCCTTAACTAATTACAAAGGCGAGTTTTTGATGCAAGAAAACTGCTTGATTGCTAACGTATACGTGCCTGATACAGAAGAAACAAATATTCCCGTAGTTGTTAATGTCCACGGAGGAGCATTCCAATACGGATATGGTTCAAGAAGAGCACCAATGCATTTAGTTCAGAGTAAGAAAGTAATAGCTGTGAACTTCAATTATCGTGTTGGTGCCCATGGCTTTCTCTGTCTTGGTACGGAAGATGTGCCTGGCAATGCTGGTATGAAAGACCAAGTTGCGTTACTTCGATgggtacaaaaaaatattgcacaGTTTGGTGGTAATCCAAATGATGTTACTATTAATGGATGTAGTTCCGGAGGTGCATCTGTCGATCTACTGATGATATCTAAGATAGCAGATGGATTATTTCACAAAGTAATACCAGAAAGTGGGTCTAAAACTGCCCCGTTTAGTGTACAAGTAGATCCCATTGCAAACGCAAAAAGAATAGCTAAAGAGTTGAACTACAGTAACGTTGACGATATTGAAAATTTAGAAGAAATTTATAAGACGGCTCCATACgagaaattgtataaaattgacTTGGGAAATGAAAAAGATACTTCTATTGTTTTTTTGCCTTGTGTTGAACGTGATATTGGTGAAGAGATATTTCTAGATGATGATccagtaaatattataaagaagggTGCATATACCAAATTACCAATGTTATATGGGATAACTGATATGGAAGGTATTTATAGAATGAACAACTTTGATGATTGGATAGATCAGATGAATAAAAACTTTGCTGATTTTATTCCCGTAAATCTTAAATTTTCCAGCAAGgatgaaaaagaaaaagttgcacaaaaattaaaacaattttattttggaaatgaAACAATCAATGAAGAAAGTGTGTTAGActacattaaatatttttcggACGTTATGTTTGGTTATGGAATAGCAAGAAGCGTGAAAATGCAAGTAGAAGCGGGCAATAGCGAAATATACTTGTATGAATACGTATTTGTTGATGATAGTGAGAATTACATCCCTTACACAAATACCCGTGGGGCTGCTCATTGCGCACAGGCGAATGCAATAACAGATCTAGGAGATGAAAGTAAGCTTTCGCAGGAATACAAAAATATGAAGTCAGTTATGAGAGACCTCTGGctcaattttattactacagg AAAACCGGTTCCAGATGGTTCGGAGTATCCAGCCTGGCCACCTGCAGGATATAATCGGTCTCCATACATGTCCCTCAGTGGTACTCTTGCACTGAAAAGTTCATTCCTTGGAAATCGTGCTCCTTTTTGGGATGAAATATATGACAAACATTACGCAAAAcctgaatttagaatttaa